In Bufo gargarizans isolate SCDJY-AF-19 chromosome 6, ASM1485885v1, whole genome shotgun sequence, a single genomic region encodes these proteins:
- the ZFAND4 gene encoding AN1-type zinc finger protein 4: MSNKKEPPFFNEDNLGSFHYKLPFYETMELFIETLTGTCFELRVSPFETVVCVKAKIQRLEGIPIAQQHLIWNNKELEDECSLNDYNISEGCTLKLVLAMRGGPINTRRVPLDDPVRDLAEYMDPVRDEMWEKAATNKQVTFLVYREGDQLNFFRVVDRGDGTLTPLSESLSGGSVYNFYADDEDGYEASPSGQQIIENSITMNKMKLLKSKMESMNLNKKPKKSSKLKPRPPNAPRPTSGSMHFARHRLLRVLPHIGQTFLPPGNPYVSESSHNALSNLTAATRTIPSITSDFLKEEEETWESSALIPSLTNINLPPKVSRVELENASQSTNTVLSPVTPLPKKDGLTKDSDSLLHQNLNLFSSEDTSRSISESFALLAEAGTSEQYGELCSLRKIKSDFELTEVNDEASAVETHQTALSKSLNAELMETSLINTAEISPPRSKFLSPIHFSPQLNNATFSKTCQPKCFDLGSLRPPASHSHFHSLQLRNMADPAFSRTTRFRGVKVESPGKRSDVITKMEARDMTELVNKASKEPMGSLNNLGFFASLARSASRDNLNSSSNPGRLRNLVAPPTTLQEEKISLHDSLNVFNAPHGLGQSVINASCGKSTVEATHLFPPVKSAIRSKKKASKHCFLCGKKTGLATSYECRCGNNFCATHRYAETHSCTFDYKTAGRRYLQESNPVITAPKLPKI, from the exons GCATTCCCATTGCACAACAACATTTGATTTGGAATAACAAGGAACTAGAGGACGAGTGTAGCCTGAACGACTATAA TATCTCTGAAGGTTGCACTCTGAAGCTGGTGCTGGCTATGAGAGGAGGTCCAATTAACACTCGTAGAG TGCCATTGGATGACCCGGTCAGAGACCTAGCGGAGTACATGGACCCAGTACGAGACGAGATGTGGGAAAAGGCCGCCACTAATAAGCAggttacatttttggtataccgTGAAGGAGATCAACTGAATTTCTTCCGAGTAGTTGACCGAGGAGATGGTACCTTGACTCCATTATCGGAATCTCTCAG TGGAGGTTCGGTCTATAACTTCTACGCAGACGATGAGGATGGATATGAGGCTTCTCCATCTGGCCAACAGATTATAGAAAATTCAATCACTATGAACAAAATGAAGTTGTTGAAATCAAAGATGGAGAGCATGAACCTCAATAAAAAG CCGAAGAAGTCCTCTAAGTTGAAACCCCGGCCTCCTAATGCCCCACGGCCTACAAGTGGCTCAATGCATTTTGCCCGTCACAGACTTCTCAGAGTTCTCCCCCACATTGGACAAACGTTTCTACCTCCCGGGAACCCGTACGTGTCCGAGTCTTCCCACAATGCACTTTCTAACCTTACTGCTGCTACTAGAACAATACCTTCTATCACTAGTGACTTTCTCAAAGAAGAAGAGGAGACCTGGGAAAGCTCAGCATTAATTCCATCACTCACTAATATTAATTTACCTCCCAAGGTTTCACGCGTGGAACTTGAAAATGCGAGTCAATCAACAAATACAGTCCTCTCCCCTGTTACTCCTTTGCCCAAGAAAGATGGGCTGACAAAAGACAGTGACTCCCTCTTACATCAAAACCTAAACCTTTTCTCTTCGGAAGATACGTCTAGATCAATTTCAGAATCCTTTGCGTTGTTGGCTGAGGCAGGTACTTCTGAGCAGTATGGAGAACTGTGTAGCTTGAGAAAAATTAAGTCTGATTTTGAATTGACAGAAGTCAACGACGAAGCCTCCGCCGTCGAAACGCATCAGACGGCACTCTCCAAATCGCTGAACGCTGAACTGATGGAGACCTCTCTTATCAATACTGCTGAAATAAGTCCACCGAGAAGCAAGTTTCTGTCACCCATCCACTTTTCTCCACAGTTGAACAATGCCACTTTTTCTAAGACGTGTCAGCCTAAATGTTTCGATTTGGGAAGCCTGAGACCACCTGCTTCTCACAGTCATTTCCATTCCCTGCAACTCCGAAACATGGCTGATCCTGCATTTTCTAGGACTACTAGATTCAGAGGAGTGAAAGTGGAATCTCCAGGAAAGCGATCAGATGTGATTACCAAAATGGAGGCTAGAGACATGACAGAGTTGGTTAATAAAGCATCGAAAGAACCCATGGGGTCACTTAATAACTTAGGTTTTTTTGCTTCGCTGGCTCGAAGCGCAAGTAGAGACAACTTAAACAGCTCCAGCAATCCCGGGAGACTACGAAATCTTGTTGCTCCACCAACCACTCTCCAGGAAGAGAAAATTTCTTTACACGACAGTTTGAACGTCTTTAAC GCACCTCATGGACTTGGACAAAGTGTGATTAATGCCAGCTGCGGAAAAAGCACAG TTGAAGCCACACATCTCTTTCCTCCTGTTAAGTCTGCTATTCGGAGTAAGAAGAAGGCATCCAAGCACTGCTTTCTCTGTGGGAAGAAAACTGGCTTGGCAACTAGCTATGAATGCAG GTGTGGGAACAATTTTTGTGCCACCCACCGTTACGCAGAAACTCACAGTTGTACCTTTGACTACAAAACAGCGGGTAGGAGGTATCTGCAAGAAAGCAACCCAGTCATAACTGCGCCAAAACTCCCCAAGATCTAA